A region of Candidatus Dependentiae bacterium DNA encodes the following proteins:
- a CDS encoding glycosyltransferase family 61 protein, translating to MSQKNYTKILLIFLTSFSHLKINCWWFDILPIKQIIQENPSIKYTKCFDPVDFNYAEFPLSLNQSWHPNKGRFDETFVITIPNGTLQSKNGFTVINNHFIDEMIWKKFMHNLQLVKQYNYKPQYFAKRVAVITQPAYGNYFHWLTEVLCRLALLEISGEPYDYIYTPQDRAYIKGSLDLWGIPQEKILTPSNDDTYLQAKEIIIPSLVSNSSLNSIYFSCYVQPHLIKYVINKLLAAAKEFPSEHEKSKRIFISRKDSPQRKLLNEDDVFALLKPHGFVRYELEHLSVTQQILLFHNAEIVISPQGTGLANCIFCTPKTQIIELFQGLNDCTFWYLSQELGLNYTPIKTIEFSPNYYSGWSDNTSMPLDIIQKMIGDLNID from the coding sequence ATGTCACAAAAAAATTACACCAAAATATTATTAATCTTTTTAACTAGTTTTTCTCACTTAAAAATTAATTGTTGGTGGTTCGATATCCTTCCAATAAAACAAATCATTCAAGAAAATCCATCAATTAAATATACAAAATGTTTTGATCCTGTTGATTTTAATTATGCAGAGTTTCCCTTGTCTTTGAATCAGTCGTGGCATCCAAACAAGGGAAGATTCGATGAAACATTTGTCATAACCATTCCAAACGGAACCCTACAATCAAAAAATGGATTTACTGTCATAAATAATCACTTTATCGATGAAATGATTTGGAAAAAATTTATGCACAACCTCCAACTTGTAAAACAATATAACTATAAGCCACAATACTTTGCGAAACGAGTTGCGGTCATTACGCAGCCTGCATACGGAAATTATTTCCATTGGCTGACAGAAGTACTTTGCAGATTAGCCCTTTTAGAAATAAGCGGCGAGCCATATGATTATATTTACACCCCGCAAGACAGAGCTTACATAAAAGGTAGTTTAGATCTTTGGGGAATCCCACAAGAAAAAATACTTACGCCTTCAAACGATGATACCTACTTGCAAGCAAAAGAGATTATAATTCCATCTCTTGTCTCAAATAGCAGCTTAAATAGTATTTATTTTTCTTGTTATGTGCAGCCGCACCTTATCAAATATGTTATAAATAAACTGCTTGCTGCGGCAAAAGAATTTCCATCTGAGCACGAAAAAAGTAAACGCATTTTTATTTCAAGAAAAGATTCTCCACAAAGAAAACTTTTAAACGAAGATGATGTGTTTGCATTGCTAAAGCCTCATGGCTTTGTGCGCTATGAACTTGAGCATTTATCCGTAACTCAACAAATTTTATTATTTCACAATGCAGAAATTGTTATTTCACCACAAGGTACTGGCCTGGCAAACTGTATATTTTGTACACCCAAAACTCAGATTATAGAACTTTTCCAAGGGCTGAATGATTGTACTTTTTGGTATTTATCACAAGAGCTTGGTTTAAATTATACGCCCATTAAAACAATAGAATTTTCACCGAATTACTATTCCGGATGGAGTGATAACACAAGTATGCCGCTCGATATTATTCAAAAAATGA